One window of the Candidozyma auris chromosome 6, complete sequence genome contains the following:
- the CPA2 gene encoding carbamoyl-phosphate synthase (glutamine-hydrolyzing) CPA2, protein MFRGVSIYHALKHWKVPSRIWPSRPFTSSGKLFNDSQPIYHGGEFLKSLPQFQPQLVDVSKVLVIGSGGLSIGQAGEFDYSGSQAIKALKEANKKSILINPNIATNQTSHALADEIYYLPVTPEYITYIIEREKPDGILLTFGGQTGLNVGVQLDKMGVFDRYGVKVLGTPIKTLETSEDRDLFAQALKEIDIPIAESIAVESVDDALDAAKNIGYPIIVRSAYSLGGLGSGFAANEQELRDLSSRSLSLAPQILVEKSLKGWKEVEYEVVRDKDGNCITVCNMENFDPLGIHTGDSIVVAPSQTLSDTEYHMLRSAAIKIIRHLGVVGECNVQYALQPDGLDYRVIEVNARLSRSSALASKATGYPLAYTAAKIALGHTLPTLPNPVTKTTTANFEPSLDYIVTKIPRWDLSKFQHVKRDIGSAMKSVGEVMAIGRTFEESFQKAIRQIDPSYVGLQGDHFDNLDEALANPTDRRWLAVGQALLHEDYTVDRVHELTKIDKWFLYKIMNIVRMYRELESVGDLGHVNHDLMQRAKKLGFSDKQISVCVNATELEVRAVRKSFGITPFVKKIDTLAAEFPANTNYLYTTYNATSNDIDFKDNGTLVLGSGVYRIGSSVEFDWCAVATARALRESGHKTVMINYNPETVSTDFDEVDRLYFEELSLERVLDIYELETAQGVVVSVGGQLPQNIALTLQNQGCNVLGTNPEDIDKAEDRHKFSQILDSIGVDQPQWKELTSIEEAERFADEVGYPVLVRPSYVLSGAAMSVINSKSELDAKLSNASKVSRDHPVVISKFIQGAQEIDIDGVAHNGKVLVHAVSEHVENAGVHSGDATLVLPPQNLSPLILQRLKTIADKVAEAWKITGPFNMQVIYNTEDGKLNDEDAQLKVIECNIRASRSFPFVSKVLGTNFIEVAAKALLNENVPAPVDLMAAKYDRVATKVPQFSFTRLAGADPFLGVEMASTGEIACFGHDLIEAYWTSIQSTMNFHVPFPGTGILFGGDLTNDKLGKVAETVSGLGYNFYSASHEVAQYLAQYVSEPVEVIDFPKTDKRALREIFADKKISAVINLARARAESLLDEDYVMRRNAIDFAIPLFNEPNTSKLFAECLKAKIADKIKFDTAPETVEIPSEVKRWSEFLGGKPV, encoded by the coding sequence ATGTTCCGTGGTGTTTCAATCTACCATGCCTTGAAGCACTGGAAGGTTCCATCCAGGATATGGCCCAGCCGGCCGTTTACATCCTCGGGTAAACTATTCAACGATTCGCAGCCCATTTATCATGGGGgagagtttctcaagagtTTACCCCAGTTCCAGCCGCAATTGGTGGATGTCTCAAAAGTCTTGGTGATTGGCTCTGGCGGTTTGTCTATCGGCCAGGCTGGTGAGTTTGACTACTCGGGATCTCAGGCCATCAAGGCTCTCAAGGAGGCCAATAAGAAATCGATCTTGATCAACCCTAACATCGCTACAAATCAGACCTCCCACGCTTTGGCTGACGAAATCTACTACTTACCTGTCACACCAGAGTATATCACGTATATCATTGAGCGGGAGAAGCCAGATGGCATTTTGTTGACGTTTGGCGGCCAGACGGGTCTTAATGTTGGTGTGCAATTGGACAAGATGGGTGTGTTTGACAGGTACGGCGTGAAAGTATTGGGTACGCCTATCAAGACGCTTGAGACTTCAGAGGACCGTGATCTTTTTGCTCAGGCATTGAAGGAAATCGACATTCCTATCGCTGAGTCCATTGCCGTAGAATCGGTCGATGATGCTTTGGACGCTGCTAAAAACATTGGCTACCCTATTATCGTTCGTTCTGCTTACTCCTTGGGAGGTTTGGGCTCTGGTTTTGCTGCTAACGAGCAAGAGCTTCGTGACCTTTCTTCCAGATCGCTCTCTTTGGCTCCCCAGATTCTTGTGGAGAAGTCCTTGAAAGGCTGGAAGGAAGTCGAATACGAGGTGGTCAGAGACAAGGACGGAAACTGCATCACCGTGTGTAACATGGAGAACTTCGATCCCTTGGGAATCCACACCGGCGACTCCATTGTGGTAGCTCCTTCGCAGACTCTCTCTGATACTGAATACCACATGTTGAGATCGGCTGCTATCAAAATCATCCGTCATTTGGGAGTTGTTGGTGAGTGTAACGTTCAGTACGCTTTGCAGCCAGATGGCTTGGACTACAGAGTGATCGAGGTCAATGCCCGTTTGTCCCGTTCCTCTGCTTTGGCCTCCAAGGCTACTGGCTACCCTTTGGCCTACACTGCCGCCAAGATCGCCTTGGGCCACACATTGCCCACGTTGCCTAACCCTGTTACCAAGACCACCACTGCCAACTTCGAGCCTTCTTTGGATTACATCGTCACCAAGATTCCCCGTTGGGACTTGTCCAAATTCCAACATGTCAAGAGAGATATTGGTTCAGCCATGAAGTCTGTGGGAGAGGTGATGGCCATTGGCCGTACTTTTGAGGAATCGTTCCAAAAAGCCATCAGGCAGATTGACCCATCGTACGTCGGCTTGCAAGGTGACCACTTTGACAACCTAGACGAGGCCTTGGCCAACCCTACCGACAGAAGATGGCTTGCTGTGGGACAAGCTTTACTCCATGAGGACTACACAGTTGACCGTGTTCACGAGCTCACAAAAATAGACAAGTGGTTCTTGTACAAGATCATGAACATTGTGAGAATGTACCGTGAATTGGAGTCGGTTGGAGACTTGGGCCATGTCAACCACGACTTGATGCAAAGAGCGAAGAAATTGGGTTTCTCTGATAAGCAAATTTCCGTGTGTGTGAATGCCACCGAGCTCGAAGTCAGAGCCGTGAGAAAGCTGTTTGGCATCACTCCTTTCGTGAAAAAGATTGACACCTTGGCTGCTGAGTTCCCTGCAAACACGAACTACTTGTATACCACGTACAATGCTACCTCTAACGACATCGACTTCAAGGACAACGGGACGTTGGTGTTGGGATCTGGTGTCTACAGAATCGGTTCGTCGGTGGAATTTGACTGGTGTGCCGTCGCTACGGCCAGAGCCTTGAGAGAGCTGGGTCACAAGACTGTGATGATCAACTATAATCCTGAAACTGTGTCGACTGACTTTGACGAAGTTGACAGACTCTACTTTGAGGAACTTTCCTTGGAGCGTGTATTGGACATTTACGAGTTGGAGACTGCTCAAGGTGTGGTTGTCAGTGTGGGTGGCCAGTTACCTCAGAACATTGCTTTGACCTTGCAAAACCAGGGCTGCAACGTCTTGGGCACAAACCCTGAAGACATTGACAAAGCTGAGGACAGACACAAGTTTTCGCAGATCTTGGACTCCATTGGAGTCGACCAGCCTCAATGGAAGGAGTTGACTTCGATCGAGGAAGCTGAGCGTTTTGCCGACGAGGTCGGCTACCCAGTGTTGGTGAGACCTTCTTATGTGTTGTCTGGAGCTGCCATGTCTGTGATTAACTCCAAGAGTGAGTTGGACGCTAAGTTGAGCAATGCCTCCAAGGTTTCCAGAGACCATCCTGTGGTTATTTCGAAGTTCATTCAAGGCGCCCAAGAAATCGACATTGATGGCGTTGCCCACAACGGTAAGGTTTTGGTCCATGCTGTCTCTGAGCACGTTGAGAACGCTGGTGTCCACTCTGGTGACGCTACTCTCGTGTTGCCTCCACAGAACTTGTCGCCATTGATCTTGCAGCGTCTCAAAACCATTGCTGATAAAGTAGCCGAGGCATGGAAGATCACTGGTCCTTTCAACATGCAAGTCATTTACAACACAGAGGATGGTAAGCtcaatgatgaagacgcCCAGTTGAAAGTTATCGAATGTAACATTCGTGCCTCCAGATCCTTCCCATTTGTGTCAAAGGTGTTGGGCACGAACTTTATTGAAGTCGCTGCAAAAGCCCTTCTTAATGAAAATGTTCCTGCTCCTGTTGACTTGATGGCTGCTAAGTACGACAGAGTCGCTACTAAAGTGCCACAATTCTCCTTCACAAGATTGGCTGGCGCTGATCCATTTTTGGGAGTTGAGATGGCTTCTACTGGTGAGATTGCTTGCTTTGGTCACGACTTGATCGAAGCCTACTGGACGTCCATCCAGTCGACAATGAACTTTCATGTTCCCTTCCCAGGAACCGGTATTTTGTTTGGCGGTGATTTGACCAATGACAAATTGGGCAAGGTTGCCGAAACGGTATCTGGTTTGGGCTACAACTTCTACTCTGCCTCGCACGAGGTTGCTCAATACTTGGCTCAGTACGTCTCTGAGCCAGTGGAGGTGATTGATTTTCCAAAGACAGACAAGAGGGCATTGAGAGAAATTTTTGCcgacaaaaaaatcagTGCTGTGATCAACTTGGCTCGCGCTAGAGCAGAGAGCTTGTTGGACGAGGACTATgtgatgagaagaaacgCCATTGATTTTGCCATTCCCTTGTTCAATGAGCCCAACACCTCGAAGTTGTTTGCCGAGTGCTTGAAGGCGAAGATCGCtgacaaaatcaagtttGACACTGCTCCAGAGACAGTGGAGATTCCAAGCGAAGTGAAGAGATGGAGCGAGTTCCTTGGAGGAAAACCCGTGTAG
- the GPI19 gene encoding phosphatidylinositol N-acetylglucosaminyltransferase GPI19 yields MESRSPSPAPSVFRNPEDSLARESDVTVSTNVTSYAEYKGFFIYVLSTLALLVYATWLLLPESYLALLGVYYYPSKYWAQAVPAYSLMLMLFIYIGLALYNTEVRTLPLDDPRSFTDEHAVYPDNPADYIHKTPSGVRDLPTPLVSEVLYM; encoded by the coding sequence ATGGAGTCGCGGTCGCCACTGCCGGCACCATCGGTGTTTCGTAATCCAGAAGACCTGTTGGCTCGTGAATCCGACGTCACTGTATCAACCAACGTGACGTCTTACGCTGAATATAAAGGGTTTTTCATTTATGTGCTTTCTACGTTGGCTTTGCTAGTTTACGCCACGTGGTTGCTTCTTCCCGAGCTGTACTTGGCGCTTTTGGGCGTCTACTACTACCCTAGCAAATACTGGGCCCAGGCGGTTCCTGCTTACCTGTTGATGCTTATGCTATTCATATACATCGGTTTGGCCTTGTACAATACTGAGGTCAGGACACTACCGCTAGACGATCCAAGGCTGTTTACTGATGAACACGCTGTGTACCCAGACAACCCAGCAGACTACATTCACAAGACACCCAGCGGTGTAAGGGATCTACCGACGCCGCTAGTGTCTGAGGTTCTATATATGTGA